From the Pseudomonas sp. VD-NE ins genome, the window AGGCCAGTTTCTTGTGACGTACCCGGTGTGGCTGGGCAGCTGCTTCGCCGAGACGCTTCTTGCGATCCGCTTCGTACTCGGTGTAGTTACCTTCGAAGAAGATCGCTTGCGAATCGTCTTCGTACGCCAGGATGTGCGTTGCCACGCGGTCAAGGAACCACCGATCGTGAGAGATCACAATGGCGGCGCCCGGGAAGTCCAGCAGGGCTTCTTCCAGGGAACGCAGGGTTTCAACGTCGAGGTCGTTGGACGGTTCGTCGAGCAGCAGGACGTTGCCGCCCTCCTTCAGGGTCAGCGCCAGGTGCAGACGACCGCGTTCACCACCGGACAGGTCCTTGACGAACTTCTGCTGATCGCCGCCCTTGAAGTTGAAGCGACCGACGTAGGTGCGCGACGGGATCTCGTAGTTGCCGATGCGGATCTGGTCGGAACCGTCGGAGATTTGCTGGAACACAGTCTTGCTGCCATCCAGGTCATCGCGGCTCTGGTCGACGCAGGCCAGTTGCACGGTTTCGCCGACTTCGATGCTGCCCGAATCCGGTGTTTCCTTGCCCATCAGCATGCGGAACAGGGTCGATTTACCGGCGCCGTTACCACCGATCACGCCGACGATCGCGCCTTTCGGCATCGCGAACGACAGGTTGTCGATCAACACGCGATCGCCGTAGCCCTTGGTGACGTTCTTGAATTCGATGACCTTGTCGCCCAGACGTGGACCGGCCGGGATGTAGATCTCGTTGGTTTCGCTGCGCTTCTGGAATTCCTGCGATTGCATTTCTTCGAAGCGTTGCAGTCGTGCCTTGGATTTCGACTGGCGGGCCTTCGCGCCTTTGCGCACCCACTCCAGTTCTTCCTTCATGGCTTTTTCGTGGGCCGACTGCTGCTTGGATTCGGCAGCCAGACGATCGGACTTGGCTTCAAGCCAACCCGAGTAGTTGCCTTCGTACGGAATGCCCGCGCCGCGGTCGAGTTCGAGAATCCAGCCGGCGACGTTGTCGAGGAAGTAACGGTCGTGCGTGATCGCTACCACAGTGCCCGGGAAGTCGTGCAGGAAGTGCTCGAGCCACGCAACGGAGTCGGCGTCCAGGTGGTTGGTCGGTTCGTCGAGCAGCAGCATGTCCGGCGCGGACAGCAGCAGACGGCACAGGGCCACACGACGTTTTTCACCACCGGACAGGTGTTCTACTTTCGCATCCCAGGCCGGCAGACGCAGCGCATCGGCGGCGACTTCCAGTTGGCGCTCAAGGTTGTGACCGTCGCTGGCCTGCAGGATCGCTTCGAGTTTGGCTTGCTCGGCGGCCAGCTTGTCGAAGTCGGCATCCGGATCGGCGTAGGCCGCATAGACCTCGTCCAGACGCGCTTGCGCATCCTTGATCACGCTGACCGCTTCCTCGACCACTTCACGCACGGTCTTGGTCGGATCAAGTTGCGGCTCTTGCGGCAGATAACCGATGTTCAGCTCCGGCATCGGACGGGCTTCGCCCTCGAACTCGGTGTCGACGCCGGCCATGATTTTCAGCAGCGTGGACTTACCCGAACCGTTGAGGCCGAGTACGCCGATCTTGGCGCCGGGGAAGAAGGACAGCGAAATGTTTTTGAGAATTTCCCGCTTCGGCGGAACAACTTTGCCCAGCCGATGCATGGTGAAGACGTATTGAGCCATGGAGAACCTTGGGTCAGTGACAGATGAATGATTGCAGCGCAGGCGATGCCCGGCCAGACCATGCGCGTCGTTCACTTGATGGTTATCAATGCGTGCGCGCTGAAAAAGTCTGAGTCTAGGAGCTGGAACGCTCCCGCGTAACCGGCAAAGCTACCTTAATGACGGAAGGCAGTCCAGCCGCGCGGGGCTGGCACTTCGCCACGACTCAAGGCATGCTAGCCGCCCTTTGGGCGTCCGGCTTATAGTGCACGTCGCGCCAGTCCAGCCAAACCGCAGGATTACAGCTTGTCCAATGTCACTCCGCCAGCTTCTGTGAGCAGCACCCCACCGGCGCCCGGCTCGTCCCTGCGCGGTACATTAAAGGGTGCGCTGGCGACGCTCGTGCTTTTATTGCTCGCGTTGCTGTTCTGGCAACTGCTCGATCAACTGCGCGAAACCCAGAAAAACCAGCGTCAGTACACCATCGATTACACCGCTGACCTCGCCTCGCAGGTCAGCCTGAACATGGCGCTGAACGCGCAAATCGCCCTCAATCTGCTACCGATCGTCGAACAGCCGCAATCAGCCGACGAACAGCAGGCGCTGCTGCGCAAGCTCCAGCAATCCTTGCCTGACCTGCGCAGCCTGGCCCTGCTCACCCCTTCCGGAAAAATCATCAGCGACAGTGCCGACAACAGCCACGACGCCGATTACCTGAGCGAACTGGTGCGCCGCAGCCGTGCACAGGCGCATTACTTCAGCAACGCCGACGACGGTTCGGTGGTGCATCTGTTATTGCATCAGGCCAGCGGCAGCACGCGCGGTTATTGGGCATTGCGCCTGACCCCGACGTTCTTCGACTCGCTGACCAAACAGGGCGAAACCGGTATCCGCCCGTTGTGGCTGGTGGAAAACCGCGTCAATCATCAGATCATCAGCCGCGACGAAGCGCAGCCTTCGGCCAGGCCCGGCGTCTTGAGTCCGGACGACATGGCCAACACCGTGTTGACCGTGCCGCTGAGCAGCAGCGACTGGCAGT encodes:
- the ettA gene encoding energy-dependent translational throttle protein EttA codes for the protein MAQYVFTMHRLGKVVPPKREILKNISLSFFPGAKIGVLGLNGSGKSTLLKIMAGVDTEFEGEARPMPELNIGYLPQEPQLDPTKTVREVVEEAVSVIKDAQARLDEVYAAYADPDADFDKLAAEQAKLEAILQASDGHNLERQLEVAADALRLPAWDAKVEHLSGGEKRRVALCRLLLSAPDMLLLDEPTNHLDADSVAWLEHFLHDFPGTVVAITHDRYFLDNVAGWILELDRGAGIPYEGNYSGWLEAKSDRLAAESKQQSAHEKAMKEELEWVRKGAKARQSKSKARLQRFEEMQSQEFQKRSETNEIYIPAGPRLGDKVIEFKNVTKGYGDRVLIDNLSFAMPKGAIVGVIGGNGAGKSTLFRMLMGKETPDSGSIEVGETVQLACVDQSRDDLDGSKTVFQQISDGSDQIRIGNYEIPSRTYVGRFNFKGGDQQKFVKDLSGGERGRLHLALTLKEGGNVLLLDEPSNDLDVETLRSLEEALLDFPGAAIVISHDRWFLDRVATHILAYEDDSQAIFFEGNYTEYEADRKKRLGEAAAQPHRVRHKKLA